A stretch of Desulfotignum phosphitoxidans DSM 13687 DNA encodes these proteins:
- a CDS encoding YgaP family membrane protein, which translates to MTVKKLMRIIPGLMVTISALLGLLHSPWWFALTLFVGLNLTQSGFTDFCPLEKILRKLGFSEQ; encoded by the coding sequence ATGACTGTTAAAAAATTAATGAGAATCATACCGGGGCTTATGGTTACCATCAGTGCATTACTTGGGCTGCTTCACTCACCTTGGTGGTTTGCTCTGACGCTTTTTGTCGGGTTGAATCTGACTCAGTCCGGATTTACGGACTTCTGTCCATTGGAAAAGATACTCAGAAAACTCGGATTTTCGGAACAGTAA
- a CDS encoding type II toxin-antitoxin system Phd/YefM family antitoxin — MTQTISISEFKATCLKIIDQVKNTGISVIVTKRGKPYALVTRPPATENNGSWIGSFKDQIKITGDILEPVVDEKEWDVLK; from the coding sequence ATGACTCAAACAATTTCGATCTCGGAATTCAAAGCAACCTGCCTTAAAATCATAGATCAGGTGAAAAACACGGGGATATCCGTTATCGTCACCAAAAGAGGGAAACCCTATGCATTGGTGACCCGGCCGCCGGCTACGGAAAACAATGGATCCTGGATAGGAAGCTTCAAAGATCAGATAAAAATCACCGGCGACATTCTGGAACCGGTTGTGGATGAAAAAGAATGGGATGTGTTGAAATGA
- a CDS encoding GSU2403 family nucleotidyltransferase fold protein, whose protein sequence is MTWPFALYKFWVSRRDDREPAKKNRDAAQSLAVAELVMDRLPQLKFSKDQLKMFPPGLVRGFNESLKRNDDISMQF, encoded by the coding sequence ATGACCTGGCCCTTTGCTTTATATAAATTCTGGGTCAGCCGGAGAGATGACAGGGAACCGGCAAAAAAAAACAGAGATGCTGCCCAGTCTCTGGCCGTCGCCGAATTGGTAATGGATCGGCTCCCACAATTGAAATTCAGCAAGGATCAGCTGAAGATGTTTCCGCCAGGCCTGGTCAGGGGTTTTAACGAGTCGCTTAAAAGGAATGATGACATTTCCATGCAGTTTTGA
- a CDS encoding DUF2442 domain-containing protein, with protein sequence MDSVYLLEARYVKDFKVFLKFNTGESGEVDLKETIFKYKIAESLRDPKAFSKFYLDSWPTLAWECGFDIAPESLYFMATGKSKIESTSVA encoded by the coding sequence ATGGACTCCGTCTATTTATTAGAAGCGCGATATGTCAAAGATTTTAAGGTGTTTTTAAAATTTAACACGGGTGAGTCTGGAGAGGTTGATTTGAAGGAAACAATATTCAAATATAAAATTGCTGAATCCTTGCGTGACCCAAAAGCATTTTCGAAGTTCTACCTTGACTCCTGGCCTACTTTGGCCTGGGAATGTGGTTTTGATATTGCGCCTGAATCACTCTATTTCATGGCGACTGGCAAATCAAAAATAGAATCTACTTCCGTCGCATAA
- the cas1 gene encoding CRISPR-associated endonuclease Cas1, giving the protein MENLYVVEQGSFLAKSGDTLKIVKQGTVLDTVPAKDLTKLILTGHVSLTGPVMDYLIRHRVETVFLTPTGRFRARLMIDEHRHVALRKAQYERLSDPNDSLNVMKIIVQGKLENMAAFLLRRGRDYNEPKLKAGAAALTSLTSSLKAAREKSIVRGIEGAGSRIYFSVFPLLIRNDVFFFNGRNRRPPKDPVNALLSFVYTLLTNEVISAIKTCGLDPYLGALHEISYGRPSLACDLVEEYRAPVADRFVLQLLNRKMIKPEDFVYRKPGQKVYTDEKEMASNRPVEMKPRLYKTFLAAYEQIMQGPAGHRNTIQAQVRTFADFLLGKKISYRPVKL; this is encoded by the coding sequence ATGGAAAACCTGTATGTCGTGGAACAGGGCAGTTTTCTGGCCAAAAGCGGAGACACCCTGAAAATCGTGAAGCAGGGCACGGTGCTGGACACGGTACCGGCCAAAGACCTGACCAAACTGATTCTTACCGGACACGTGTCTCTCACGGGTCCGGTAATGGATTATCTGATCAGACACCGGGTGGAAACCGTGTTTCTCACCCCCACCGGCCGGTTCCGGGCCAGGCTCATGATCGACGAGCACAGGCATGTAGCCTTGCGAAAGGCCCAGTATGAAAGGTTATCCGATCCGAATGACAGCCTGAACGTCATGAAAATCATTGTTCAGGGCAAACTGGAAAACATGGCCGCTTTTCTGCTGCGCCGGGGGCGGGATTACAATGAGCCAAAGTTGAAAGCCGGGGCTGCGGCCCTGACATCCCTGACGTCATCTTTGAAAGCCGCCAGAGAAAAATCAATTGTCCGGGGCATTGAAGGGGCCGGATCCCGGATTTACTTCAGTGTGTTTCCTCTGCTGATCCGCAACGACGTTTTCTTCTTCAACGGCCGGAACCGCCGTCCGCCCAAAGATCCGGTCAATGCCCTGCTTTCATTTGTGTATACCTTGTTGACAAACGAGGTGATATCTGCCATCAAAACATGTGGACTTGATCCCTATCTTGGGGCGCTCCATGAGATCAGCTATGGCCGCCCGTCTCTGGCCTGTGACCTGGTGGAAGAATACCGGGCTCCCGTTGCAGACCGGTTCGTGCTCCAGCTGCTGAACCGGAAAATGATCAAGCCCGAGGATTTTGTTTACCGTAAACCCGGACAGAAAGTCTATACCGATGAAAAGGAGATGGCATCCAACCGCCCGGTGGAGATGAAACCCCGGCTATACAAAACCTTTCTGGCCGCCTACGAGCAGATCATGCAGGGGCCGGCCGGGCACAGGAATACGATCCAGGCCCAGGTGAGGACATTTGCCGATTTTCTGCTGGGCAAAAAAATATCGTATCGTCCGGTAAAGTTGTAA
- a CDS encoding addiction module protein, translating into MTAIIERVLNDALALPPIERAELIRRLFQSFDVSEDNHIDTAWTEEVESRIEAYEKGLLTASPAEEVLARINRR; encoded by the coding sequence ATGACAGCTATAATCGAGAGAGTGCTCAATGATGCGCTGGCCCTGCCGCCCATTGAGAGGGCTGAGTTGATTCGACGTCTTTTCCAGAGTTTCGATGTCTCAGAGGACAATCATATAGATACTGCCTGGACAGAAGAGGTTGAATCCAGGATCGAAGCATACGAAAAAGGGTTGCTCACAGCCTCCCCGGCAGAGGAGGTTCTGGCCAGGATCAACCGGCGATGA